TCTGGGCACAGAAATCAGCAAGTTTCGCTGAGCAGGCAGGGCTGATAAAAGGACGCGGCAATATGCAATTCGCACCGCAAGAGATGATGACCCGTGCCGAAAGTGCGCAAGTCATCGCCAATCTGCTGGGATATTTGTAAGCCGCACTTCCATGAACCTGGCAGCTGCATTTAGCGGGTGCCAGGTTTTTTTATAAGTTCAAAGAAGGGTTTATACAATTGCGAGGCGTCGATAAGTGGCAATGTCAGCTTTTTTTGCCGTATTTTCCAGGTGGAATGCCCGTGATGTTCTTGAAAGTACGTATGAAATTGGCATAGTCATTGAAGCCGGATAGATAACAGGTTTCGGATACGGAGTTTCCGGAGGATAGGAGCTGTTTGGATAAAGCGATTTTTTTAAGCAGGACGTACCGGTAGATCGTTCCTCCTGTCTGCTGCTTGAACAGGTGACTAAGATAATATTTATCGATGTTTAATTCACCAGCGATCTGCTCTAGCGACAGATTCAGATGCAGATGGTTATCGATATAGCGCATGGCCGATTGAATATGCGATGAAATAATACTGGGTATGGTGGAACTAGTACGGCTATATAGCTCATTAATGAGGACCAGAATCTGGATCAGATAAGTTAAAGCCAGAACCTCACTGCCGTATTGAGGATTCTCCAAAATTGCAATCAGGCGATAAGCAAGGGTCATGTACTCTGCAAGCAGTGTTTCATCCATTTGAGCGAGATTCTGCTCTCCGGGCTGACGGTTCTGGAAACAGGCGAGCAGATTTGTGGTTGCGGTGCAGAAGGGATATACAAGTGGAGCTTTGAAATGAATTGTTAATCGTTCGTAAGGCTCCGGAGATAGATTAATAATTTTATGAATCTCGTGATTGTTGAATAAGAGCACATTGCCACGTTGAAGCGGATAGCTGTACTGATCCACAAATCCGTTCACCGTGCCGCCTAAAAATAGGAAGATTTCAAAGTGATCATGAATATGAAAATCTTTGGTGGGTGAGATCGGTGAATTGCCGATGCCCGCCAGTATGTCGCCTTCGAACGGCTGATAATACTGGGCATGTTTCATCCGGATAACCCCTTTCAGATTAATAGCAACAAACGCAATAAATAATCATTAATCGCAAAGACATTGCAATAATACAACACTAAACTATAGAAGAAGATTACGCAATAAACCAAGTATATAGCTGGTCTGAATATGAGTAGGACGGATCTGCATCTGCTGAATAGACGCAATTGAAAGGGTGGATGGTGTATGAATAGTACGAAACACCGCAAATATTGGCTGGATACGATGCTACAGATCGGGAACCCAGTACTTGACGCCTTGTCGCAAAGAAAATTAAAGGAACGGCTGCCCACCGAGTTTCATAGTGACAGGAGCAAGTTTGCGCATTTGGAGGCATTCGCCAGGTTGGCCTGTGGAATGGCCCCATGGCTAGAGCTTGAAGGGCTGGAGGGTGAAGAAGAAGAGCTCAGGGCTCGTTATGTCATATTGATGCTGGAATGCATCGATGCTGCTGTTGATCCATCATCACCTGACTATATGGATTTTAAGTCCGAAGGCCAACCGTTGGTCGATGCGGCATTTCTCGCTCATGCGTTGGTGCGTGCACCGAAGCAGCTTGCCGGTCGGCTGAATGAGCGGGTCAAAGGTAATTTAATAACAGCCTTGAAGCGTACGCGCCGGACTGCACCCAGCGGGAGCAATTGGCTGCTGTTTAGCGCAATGGTTGAAGCAGCTTTGTATATACTCGGCGATTCAGAATATGACCGGATGCGTGTTGGTTATGCGATCCACATGTTCATGGATTGGTATAAAGGCGATGGTATCTACGGGGATGGCAAGGACTTTCACTGGGATCATTACAATAGCTTTGTCATTCAGCCGATGCTTGTGGATGTGGTTACACTTTTTGAACGGGACTCGGAGCAATACTCCGCATTGAGGCCATTGATTCTGGAGCGGGCACAAAGATACGCAACTGTTCTGGAACGGATGATTGCGCCGGACGGAACGTATCCGTTTATCGGGCGCTCTATCGTTTACCGTTTTGGTGCGTTTCAGCTGCTATCACAAGCGGCGCTACAGCATTTTCTGGAGGATGCGCTATCACCCGCACAGGTACGCTGCGCCTTGACCGCTGTAATCACACGGACTATGGGATTTCCAGGGACGCTGGATGAGGACGGGTGGCTACGTCCGGGGGTGTATGGTTACCAGCCCGAGCTTGCGGAGAGCTATATCAATACGGGAAGTCTCTATTTATGCGCTTCAGTATTTCTTCCTCTGGGGTTACTTCCTTCAGATCCTTTCTGGGCAGGGACAGAACTGAAATGGACAGCACAAAGAATCGCAGCCGGAGAGGATGTTATGAGAGATCATGCCTTGAGTAGATAGGGGGATCTGATCTAATCGGTCAAAGGGAGGGGAAAAGCATGAACAGACAGGAGCTTTTCGGAATTGTCCAAGAAATGAAGCCAGCAGATCTGAGCTTGTATTATCCTGATGGAGAGTCGGATGCTTTTTGGAAACAAGCCTTATTATCCGAGACATTAAAGGAAGATATCAGCGAAATCCGCGAGGAGGCTCAAAGATTAGACAGCCAGCCTATATCAGAGCTGACGGATACGCTATTTTCAATTTTTGCGCGCACAGGTTCGAGGTTGGAATATGAACGGGTCTATTTCGAACGGAGAAGAAGGCTGAATACATATGTATTTATGACCTTGCTTGATCCGGATAATGTCAGACTTCTGGAGAACCTGGAAAATATCCTATGGTCTATATGCGAAGAGTACACATGGTGCCTGCCAGCCCATCTTCCTGCAGATCATAATACAGAGAATATTGATCAGTTTATTGATCTGTTCTCCTCGGAGACCGCTTTTACCCTTGCCGAAATTTCTCTATTACTGGGAGAACGACTTCCGCTGCTTCTTCGATCCCGAATCAGACATGAAGTAGAAAAGAGAATATTTCGACCTTTTATTGAATGTGGTCCTTATGAATGGGAGACTGCACGTCATAACTGGGCAGCAGTGTGCGCAGGGTCGATCGGGGCAGCCGCCTTATTGATGTTGGATGATCCTGCTGCGCTGACGAATATCCTGCTGAAGACAGAGCGCAGCATGAGCTACTATCTGGAAGGCTTCGGGGATGATGGGGCCTGCCTGGAAGGTCTGAGTTACTGGAACTACGGATTTGGCTATTTCACGTATTACAGCGATCTTCTCCGGGTTAGAAGTGAGGGAAGAGTAGACTGGTTTGCAACGGACAAAGTGCGAAGTATCGCTCAGTTCCAACAGAAAGTTTTCATCGGTGGCAATTTTGTCGCCAATTTCTCTGACTCAGAGCCTCGAATTCACATACATATGGGCTTGTCCCATTATTTAGCTGATACCTATCCAGAAGTAGAATGTCCTCCGCCTGTGCTTCGCACTCCTTACGCTAAGGATCACTGCAGCCGCTGGGCTCCGGCTTTTCGAAATCTCATCTGGAGAAGGACCGGCGATGAGAAACAGGATCAGGATTGGGGAGCCGCCAGTTATTATCTTCCTGATGCGGGATGGCTTGTCTCGCGTTATCAGTCCGGAGGAAGTTCGTTCGGCTTTGCGGCTAAGGGAGGGCATAACGCTGAACCTCATAATCATAATGATCTGGGACAGTTCATTCTGTCAGGTGGAGGCGAAATCTATGCAGCT
This genomic stretch from Paenibacillus sp. FSL H7-0737 harbors:
- a CDS encoding heparinase II/III family protein yields the protein MNRQELFGIVQEMKPADLSLYYPDGESDAFWKQALLSETLKEDISEIREEAQRLDSQPISELTDTLFSIFARTGSRLEYERVYFERRRRLNTYVFMTLLDPDNVRLLENLENILWSICEEYTWCLPAHLPADHNTENIDQFIDLFSSETAFTLAEISLLLGERLPLLLRSRIRHEVEKRIFRPFIECGPYEWETARHNWAAVCAGSIGAAALLMLDDPAALTNILLKTERSMSYYLEGFGDDGACLEGLSYWNYGFGYFTYYSDLLRVRSEGRVDWFATDKVRSIAQFQQKVFIGGNFVANFSDSEPRIHIHMGLSHYLADTYPEVECPPPVLRTPYAKDHCSRWAPAFRNLIWRRTGDEKQDQDWGAASYYLPDAGWLVSRYQSGGSSFGFAAKGGHNAEPHNHNDLGQFILSGGGEIYAADLGCGEYTAEYFRAGRYQYDCNGSQGHSVPIIGGQYQLAGRKHSATVLYASAAVEKDELKLELSQAYEVEELQSLIRSMVWYKGQHPRLELMDEYQYNGKSVSWTERFVTWRRPKMLRSGVVLLPGTGVGGVELTYDVQIVEPEITAREYRDHFGRDTVWHTLDFHALQPGSEGKLVFTFQFI
- a CDS encoding helix-turn-helix domain-containing protein, giving the protein MKHAQYYQPFEGDILAGIGNSPISPTKDFHIHDHFEIFLFLGGTVNGFVDQYSYPLQRGNVLLFNNHEIHKIINLSPEPYERLTIHFKAPLVYPFCTATTNLLACFQNRQPGEQNLAQMDETLLAEYMTLAYRLIAILENPQYGSEVLALTYLIQILVLINELYSRTSSTIPSIISSHIQSAMRYIDNHLHLNLSLEQIAGELNIDKYYLSHLFKQQTGGTIYRYVLLKKIALSKQLLSSGNSVSETCYLSGFNDYANFIRTFKNITGIPPGKYGKKS
- a CDS encoding DUF2264 domain-containing protein, yielding MNSTKHRKYWLDTMLQIGNPVLDALSQRKLKERLPTEFHSDRSKFAHLEAFARLACGMAPWLELEGLEGEEEELRARYVILMLECIDAAVDPSSPDYMDFKSEGQPLVDAAFLAHALVRAPKQLAGRLNERVKGNLITALKRTRRTAPSGSNWLLFSAMVEAALYILGDSEYDRMRVGYAIHMFMDWYKGDGIYGDGKDFHWDHYNSFVIQPMLVDVVTLFERDSEQYSALRPLILERAQRYATVLERMIAPDGTYPFIGRSIVYRFGAFQLLSQAALQHFLEDALSPAQVRCALTAVITRTMGFPGTLDEDGWLRPGVYGYQPELAESYINTGSLYLCASVFLPLGLLPSDPFWAGTELKWTAQRIAAGEDVMRDHALSR